In Monodelphis domestica isolate mMonDom1 chromosome 3, mMonDom1.pri, whole genome shotgun sequence, the following proteins share a genomic window:
- the MEF2B gene encoding myocyte-specific enhancer factor 2B codes for MGRKKIQISRILDQRNRQVTFTKRKFGLMKKAYELSVLCDCEIALIIFNSANRLFQYASTDMDRVLLKYTEYSEPHESRTNTDILETLKRKGLGLESQELELEEGLVEPGEKLRRLGGDGADLALVRPRFYSATPALPSPDLAYGAVPPPGSGPEPCGLGEATPGQGRPSPFRPAASKAGPPVGRSPGPLPPVGLGHPLFSPGNLPRALANKTPPPLYLTADGRRSDLPGNLATPRAGLGATRTLYGSLQSPSPISAPGNGGLSSHGLGAFPFISSSQAEYGHGDPSPHPGLLQPTALVPWQPPRGDRSPSSQSHLSVRPGSGSGPGPGEEAPVAPGGSPPAPALSIKSERVSPGAVPPLERPPSRDDFTKSYQYSPVGLARPGQPLRRLHVADSWPR; via the exons atgggaaggaaaaaaatccagatCTCCAGAATTCTAGATCAACGAAACCGTCAG GTGACCTTTACCAAGAGGAAGTTTGGGCTGATGAAGAAAGCCTACGAACTGAGCGTTCTCTGCGACTGTGAGATTGCCCTCATCATCTTCAACAGTGCCAACCGCCTGTTTCAGTACGCCAGCACCGACATGGACCGAGTGCTGCTCAAGTACACCGAGTACAGTGAGCCCCACGAGAGCCGCACCAACACAGACATCCTCGAG ACCCTGAAGCGGAAGGGGCTTGGCCTAGAGAGTCAGGAGCTGGAGCTGGAAGAGGGGCTGGTGGAGCCTGGAGAGAAGCTACGGCGTCTTGGGGGTGATGGAGCTGATCTAGCCCTGGTTCGACCCAGGTTTTAT TCAGCTACTCCAGCTCTGCCTAGCCCTGACCTGGCATATGGGGCAGTGCCTCCCCCAGGGTCTGGGCCTGAGCCATGTGGACTGGGCGAGGCCACCCCTGGCCAAGGCCGTCCATCCCCCTTCCGTCCTGCTGCATCCAAGGCTGGTCCCCCTGTTGGCCGTTCCCCAGGACCTCTGCCTCCAG TGGGTCTCGGGCACCCACTCTTCTCCCCAGGCAACCTTCCTCGGGCACTGGCCAACAAGACCCCTCCCCCTCTGTATCTGACAGCTGATGGCCGGAGGTCAGACCTGCCTGGCAACCTGGCCACGCCCAGGGCAGGCCTAGGTGCCACG aGGACCCTCTACGGGAGTCTCCAGAGCCCCAGCCCCATCTCGGCCCCTGGCAATGGTGGTCTCTCCAGCCATGGACTGGGggcttttccctttatttcttctagCCAGGCAG AGTATGGTCATGGAGACCCCTCCCCTCACCCGGGCCTCCTCCAGCCCACGGCCCTGGTCCCCTGGCAGCCCCCCAGGGGGGACAGATCCCCCAGCTCACAGTCACACCTTAG TGTCCGCCCAGGTTCTGGCTCTGGCCCAGGTCCAGGCGAGGAGGCTCCAGTGGCCCCCGGAGGCTCTCCACCAGCCCCAGCTCTCAGCATCAAGTCAGAGCGTGTGTCCCCGGGAGCCGTGCCCCCATTGGAGCGCCCGCCATCCCGAGACGACTTCACCAAGAGTTACCAATACTCCCCAGTGGGGCTGGCCAGGCCGGGCCAGCCCCTCCGACGGCTCCATGTGGCGGACAGCTGGCCCAGATAG